Below is a window of Micromonospora chersina DNA.
CGCGGTGCTGATGACCAGCTCCCACCGCTGTCCGAACTCGGCCGGCGGCAGGGTGAAGTCCAGCGGGGCGTCGTGCGCGTTGAACAGCAGCAGGAAGGAGTCGTCCCGGTGGCGCTGGCCGTACTGGCCGCGTTCCGGGATGCCGTCGCCGTTGACGAACAGCGCCACCGAGCGGCCGAAGTCGTTGCCCCAGTCCTCGCCGGTCATCTCCCGGCCGTCAGGGGTGTACCAGGCCAGGTCGGGCAAGGCGGTGCCGGCGGCCCGGCCGCCGACCGGCAGTCCGGTGAAGAAGCGGCGCCGCTGGAACACCCGGTGCCGCTTGCGGAACTCGGTGAGCCGCCGCACGAAGGCCACCAGGTCCTCGTCGGCCCGGTCCCAGTCGACCCAGGCCAGCTCGCTGTCCTGGCAGTAGGCGTTGTTGTTGCCGCGCTGGGTGCGGCCCAGTTCGTCGCCGTGCCCGAGCATCGGCACGCCCTGCGAGAGGATCAGGGTGGCCAGGAAGTTGCGCCGCTGCCGGGCGCGCAGGGCCAGCACGCCCGGGTCGTCGGTCTCCCCCTCGACGCCGCAGTTCCAGGAGCGGTTGTGGCTCTCCCCGTCCCGGTTCTCCTCGCGGTTGGCCTCGTTGTGCTTGTCGTTGTAGGAGACCAGGTCGTTCAGCGTGAACCCGTCGTGGCAGGTGACGAAGTTGATGCTGTGGAAGGGGCGGCGCCCGTCGTCCTGGTAGAGGTCGGCGGAGCCGGAGATCCGGGAGGCGAACTCGGCCAGGGTGGCCGGCTCGCCGCGCCAGAAGTCCCGCACGGTGTCCCGGTACTTGCCGTTCCACTCGGTCCACTGCGGCGGGAAGTTGCCGACCTGGTAGCCGCCGGGGCCGACGTCCCACGGCTCGGCGATCAGCTTGACCCGGCCGACCACCGGGTCCTGCTGCACCACCTCGAAGAAGGTGGAGAGGCGGTCCACCTCGTAGAACTCCCGGGCCAGGGTGGCCGCGAGGTCGAAGCGGAAGCCGTCGACGTGCATCTCGGTGACCCAGTAACGCAGCGAATCCATGATCAGCTGGAGCGAGTGCGGGCTGCGCACGTTGAGGCTGTTGCCGGTGCCGGTGTAGTCGACGAAGTACCGCCGGTCCTCCTCCGAGAGCCGGTAGTAGCTCGGGGTGTCGATGCCCTTGAAGCTCAGCGACGGCCCGAGGTGGTTGCCCTCGGCGGTGTGGTTGTAGACCACGTCGAGGATGACCTCGATGCCGGCCGCGTGCAGCGCCTTGACCATGCCGCGGAACTCCTGCACCTGCTGGCCGAGCCGGCCCAGGGCCGAGTAGCCGTGGTGCGGGGCGAAGAACCCGATGGTGTTGTAGCCCCAGTAGTTGCGCAGCCCAAGGTCGGCCAGGCGGTGGTCGTGCACGAACTCGTGCACCGGCATCAGCTCGACGGCGGTCACCCCGAGTTGCTGGAAGTACTCGATCATGACGGGTGACGCGATGGCCGAGTACGTGCCGCGCAGCTCCTCCGGGATGTCCGGGTGGCGCATGGTCAGCCCGCGCACGTGCGCCTCGTAGATCACCGAGTGGTGGTAGGGCGTGCGGGGCGGCTTGTCGTTGCCCCAGTCGAAGTACGGGTTCACCACGACCGACTTCGGCATGAACGGCGCCGAGTCGGTGTCGTTGCGCCGGTCCGGGTCGCCGCCCACCTCGTAGTCGTAGACGGCCGGGTCCCAGTTGACCTCCCCGTCGACGGCCTTCGCGTAGGGGTCCAGGAGCAGCTTGTGCGGGTTGCACCGGAGCCCGTTGGCCGGGTCCCACGGCCCGTGCACCCGGTAGCCGTAGCGCTGGCCCGGCTCGATGCCCGGCAGGTACGCGTGCCAGACGTACGCGTCGACCTCGCGCAACTCGACCCGGCGCTCGGTGCCGACGTCCCACTCGTCGAACAGGCAGAGCTCGATCCTCTCCGCGACCTCGGAGAAGATTGCGAAGTTGGTGCCCATCCCGTCGTAGGTGGCGCCGAGGGGGTAGCTCTCGCCCGGCCAGACCTGCATGTCGCTCCTTCGGCCATGATCATGAGCGCACCGGACGGGCGGGCCGCCGGTGCGCACGCCGCTAATGCCCCGCCGCACGCTCCGGCAATCCACCCCTTCGGACCGTAACCGAAATCCACCCACCTGAGGTGGGCCGGACCTTCGGGTGTCGTCCGTCACGATCGCCCTTTTCGAGATGCGGGTTCGCGCCGGATGGCTTTTCCTGGATCGCGGACGCGCGTGCCCGCGCGCGGTCCGCCCGGCCGTTCGGCCGTCCCCACCACGCACCCCACGCCGCCACTGACGCCGGCGCGTACCAGCACGCTTGGACGGAGATCGATGTGACCACCCTGCGGGTCGGCGCGCAGCCCGCCACCGCGACGGACCGGACCCACCGGCCCACCCTCACCTCCCGCCCGACCATCCCACCGCAGACCGGCGTGCCGCCCCGGACCCGGCGCATCCTCATGCTGTCGTGGGAGTACCCGCCGGTGCTCGTCGGTGGCCTCGGCCGCCACGTGCACGCGCTCTCCGTCGCCCTGGCCGCCGCCGGCCACGAGGTCACCGTGGTCACCCGGCACGCCGAGGGCGCTCCCCTGGAGGAGTACGCCGACGGCGTGCGGATCGTCCGCGCCGCCGAGGACCCGGTCACCTTCCCGCTCGCCACCGGCTCCCTGCTGGCCTGGACCATGGCGTTCAACCACACCCTGACCCGGGCCGCCCTACGCGCCGCGGAGTCCGGCGCGTACGACGTCATCCACGCCCACGACTGGCTGGTCGCGCACACCGCCATGACCCTGCGCGAGCACCTCGACGTGCCGCTGGTCAGCACCATCCACGCCACCGAGGCCGGCCGGCACCAGGGCTGGCTGCCCGAGGAGATGAACCGCACCATCCACGGCGTCGAGCACTGGCTCGCCACCGAGTCCGGCCGGGTGATCGTCTGCTCCGGCTACATGCGCGACGAGGTGGGCGCGCTGTTCGGGGTGGACCCGACCCGGGTCGACGTGGTCCCCAACGGGGTGGAGCCGCACCGCTGGCGGGTGCCCGGCTCGGCGGTCGCCGCCGCCCGGGCCCGGTTCGCCGGTGACGGTCCGCTGGTCACCTTCGCGGGCCGCCTGGTCTACGAAAAGGGCGTGCAGCACCTGCTCGCCGGGCTACCCCGGCTCCGCGACCGGCACCCCGGGCTGCGCGCGGTGATCGTCGGCGACGGGCCATACCGGGCGACCCTGGAGGCCGAGGTGCACCGGCTCGGGCTGGGCGCCACCGTCAGCATGCCGGGCTTCCTGGGCGGCACCGACCTGCCGGCCGTGATGGCCGCCTCGGACTGCTTCGCCGTGCCGAGCATCTACGAGCCGTTCGGCATGGTGGCGCTGGAGGGTGCCGCCGCCGGCGCGCCGCTCGCCGTGTCCCGCACCGGCGGGCTGGCCGAGATCGTCGAGCCGGGCGTCACCGGCCTGACCTTCGCCCCGCAGGACCCCGACGGGCTTTCCGAGGCGGTGCACACGCTGCTCTCCGACCGGGACCGGGCACGGCTGCTCGCCCGGCGCGCCCGCACCATGGTCCACGAGCAGTACGGCTGGTCCGCCATCGCGTCCCGCACCGCCGCCGCGTACGCGTCCGCCATCGCGGGCGATCCCACGTTCACGGCCGCCCGGGCCGAGCAGCGGATGGCCGCCGGCCGGACCCTGCCCGCCCTGCCCGAGGGCAACCTGCTCGCTGCCGCCGGCCTGCGCTGACCCGAGCCACGACGGCCGCCGACCCCGCTCGGGGCGGCGGCCGTCGTCGTGGTTCAGGGACAGCGGAACCAGGGCTGCCTCCGTCGCGCCTCGACCGTCAGGCGCCAGGCTCTTGGCATGCTCCACCCAGGGCACCTAGCGTCCGACCCACGGCCAAGAAGCTGCGGCTGGTCGGCTCGGCGGAGATCCGCGTTCTCCTCGGAGGCGTGTCGCGTCAGCGCGCCTACCAGATCACCAGCCGCCGCGACTTTCCCGAGCCCGTTGCCGTGCTCCAGATGGGCAACGTCTGGCTCGCCGAAGACGTCGAGAAATGGATCGCGGAGAAGCGTCCCGACATGGACTGAGCCCCGACCTGCCGACCATGACGGGTGCCAAAAGGCTGCTGCGTCGCCCCTAAGATCGCGATCATGCGGGAGGTTGGGCTGACGGTTCGGCCGGCGGGCGTGGCGGATGTTCCTTCGTTGGTGGAGTTGCGGCTGGCCAACGCCGAGGCCCACCTCGCTCTCGATCCCGACGCCTACCGCGTTCCGCGGCGTGAGGCGGTGGTGCGCCACTTCACGGCCGTGCTGGCCGACGAGTCGGGACGCGATGCTGTTCTCGTCGCCGAGGTTCGGGACGGCCGGGTGGTCGGGATGATCGAGGTGCTGCGGCAGTTCGAGCCGCCGGAGCATCAGATCCTGCGTCCTGAACCGTCGGCGCAGGTGCACACTGTCGTGCTTCCTGACGCCAGAGGGCTCGGGGTGGGAGCAGCGCTGCTGGAGGCGGCCGAACGGTGGGCGACGGACCGAGGGATCACGTACCTGTCCGCCGGGATCCACCACCGCAACGCGGGCGCGGTGCGCTTCTACGGTCGGCACGGCTACACCGATGCCGGTTGCTCCCTGGGCAGGCGTCTGGGCGTCCGGTGACCAGTGGTACGCCAAGCCGCGCGGCGGCTTCAAAAGATCAGCTGGATCGTCGGCCCAGCAGCTGCGCGGCGTCGCGGAGGAAACGGTCCTCCGCCGCGGCAGCGGCTGGTGACACGTCCCGCAGGGTCGGGAAGTCGTGGACCAGCCCGGGTTCGCGTCGGTGTGTCACCGGCACGCCGGCGGACCGCAGGCGCGCCACGTAGGCCTCACCCTCGTCGCGCAGGGGATCGTGCTCGGCGGTCACGACGACGGCCGGCGGCAGGCCCCGCAGGTCCGCGACGAGCGGATTGGTCGACGGCGAGTCGCGGGTGTCGGGATCGGGCAGCCACATCGCGACCCACCGGCGAAGGGTGCCGGCATCGAGCAGCCAGCCACTCCCCTTTTCCTCGACGCTCGGAGACCGGAGCGTGGGGTCGGCGTTCGGGCAGACCAGCAACTGCGCCAGCAGGGGCACCTCGTCGCGCAGCCGCAGCGCCGTCAGGATCGCGATGAGACCACCCGCCGAGTCGCCGGCCACCGCCACCGGTGTCCCGTCGCCGGCCACGCGCCGGACCACCCCCACCGCGTCGTCGACCGCCGCCGGCCAGGGATGTTCCGGCGCGCGTCGGTAGTCGACAGCGACCACCGACGCCGCCGTGGCCACGGCGAGCCGCCGCGCCTGCGCGTCGTGCGTGTCGAGATCTCCCAGCACGAACCCGCCGCCGTGGAGGTAGACGACCACCGGGCGCGCGCCCGGCGCGTACACCCGTACCGGGACACCCGCCATCGTCGTGTCGACGGTCGGGACCTCCGGTCCCGGCGTACGTGCCGCAGCCCGTGCGCGGGAGGCCTGACGCGAGGTCGCCACGTCCGGTTCGCCGACGGCGGGCTGGGTTCTCGCGGTCCGCAGGAACGCAGCCAGGTGGTCGTCAGCGATGAAGTCCTCCGGCACGGGATCATGCTAGTGGGCCGGCCGGCTCCGGCTGCTCGGAAGCTTCGCGCCGACGGTCCTGCGCCGGGAGTGCCGCCATGGAATGATTCCGCGATGGCCAGCTATGACGTGGCGCTCGTCCTGCTCGTGGACCCCTCGGGCGCGATCCTGCTCCAGCACCGTGACGAGCACGCGCCCGTCTCACCGAACCAGTGGAGCCTGCCCGGCGGGGGCATCGAGCCCGGCGAGACGCCGGAGGAGGCCGCCCGTCGGGAACTGCTGGAGGAGACCGGCCTGACCGCGGGCGACCTGCGTCCCTTCTGGACCGGCCCGCGCCCCTACGAGGAGGGCTTCCCGCACACGGTCACGGTCCACGTCTTCCACGGCACCACCGACGCCCGCCAGGAGGACGTGGTGTGCGGCGAGGGCCGGGCGATGGTCTTCGTCCCCCGCGACGAGGTGCTCGACCGCGAGCTGGCGGTCTCCGCCGCGTTCGTCCTGCCCCGCTACCTCACGGCGCCGAGCAGATCCTGAGACGGGCGCGTGGCGCGCTCACCTCGGCCCGACGGCTCGACACGCATGATCGTCTGGCTGTGATCTCCCGTTCGGACTGGTCGCGGCCGGTGTGGATCGGACAGACTCGCGTGAACCTGTGGTGACGAGGTTCGAGGAGACGCGGTGCGGGTGCTTCTGGTGGAGGACGACCTGCGAGTCGCGTCCGCGCTCGCCGCCGCGCTGCGCCGCCGGGGCAACTCGGTCATCACTGCCACCACCGCGTCGGAGGCGGCCGAGGCCGGACCGGTGGACCTCATGCTGCTCGACCTGAACCTCCCGGACCGGGACGGCCTCTCGCTGTGTCGGGAGATCCGCCGGCACAACGAGGACATCGCGATCATCGCGGTGACCGCGCGCGGCGACGAGCGCGACCGGGTGGCGGGGCTGCGGGCCGGCGCCGACGACTACGTCGTCAAGCCGTTCTCGATGGCGGAGTTGCAGGCCCGGATCGAGGCGGTGATGCGCCGCAGCGCCCGCGCCTTCCGGGCCGAGCCCGCGCTGGAGGTGGGCGACCTGCGGCTGGACCTCAACGCCCGGCGGGTCTGGCTGGGCGACCGGGAGGTGGTCCTGACCCGCAAGGAGTTCGCGCTGCTGATGGCGTTGGCCCGGCAGGCCGGGACGGTGGTGCCCCGGGAGCGGCTGCTCATGGACGTCTGGCAGACCACCTGGGGCGGCGGCCACACCCTCGACGTCCACGTCGCGGCCCTGCGGGGCAAGCTCGACGACGCCGGCCTGGTGGAGACCGTACGCGGGGTGGGCTACCGGCTCCGGTCGGCCTGAGCCGGCGATCCTCAGATCAACCTCAAGAAATCGTCGGCCGTCGACCAGAGACGGGCTGACTCGCATTGGCTGTCCGGACCGAGTCATCCCACCTGTTCTGGAGCTTCCATGAGAGACAGACGGACGACGGCCCTCCTCTCCGCCCTGCTCGCCGCCAGCCTGGCGGCGTTCGCCGGGCCCGTACCCGCACAGGCCGACCCGGCCGAGCCGAACCAGGTCCAGGGCCTGACGGTCGTGCAGGGCGACGGCTACGCCACCCTCGCCTGGACGCCTGTCGACGGCGCCACCGACTACCAGATCGAGCGCACCCCGGTCGCCGCCGACGACACGGCCACCGGACCGGCGGTGATCACCGGCGTCTGGCGGCCGAACCGCCAGATCAACAACTCCTCCCCCACCTTCGCCGACGCCGGCTTCAACCCGGGCGCCCGGTTCCAGTGGCGGGTCCGCGCCCGCTTCGGCGCCACCGCCGAGCCCTACTCGGCGCCGGTCGCCGACACCACCAGGGCACCCTGGGGTGACCCGGCGGTGCCCGGCCAGAACCTCCGGACCCAGTGGGAGACCACCCTCGCGGCGCAGTACACCAGCGACGTCAACGAGTACGCGTACACGGCGGCTGTCGACGAGGCGAGCGACCGCGTCCGGGTCACCGAGATCGGCCGGACCGCGCTGGGCCGCCCCATCAACATGTTCGTCATCGGCTACCCCACCCCGCCGGCCACCCCGGCGGCGGTGGCCGCGACCTCGCCGCTGATGGTCAACTGCAACGTGCACGGCAACGAGCCCGGTGACCGGGAAGCCTGCCTCATCATGGCGCGCCAACTGGCCTTCAGCGACGACCCGCGCACGCTGGACCTGCTGTCGCACACCACAGTGCTGATCGTGCCCACCATCAACGGAGACGGCCGGGCGGCCAACACCCGGGGCAACTCCACCGGCCAGGACCTCAACCGGGACTACTCGCTGGTGCGGCAGCCGGAGACGTTCGCGCTGGTGCGGATGCTGCGCGACTACCGGCCGGTGGCCGGCTACGACGGGCACGAATTCGGCAACTCCAGCGCCGGCGACCTGCCGATGCTGCCGCCGCGGCACCAGAACGTCGCCCAGCCGATCTTCGACGAGTCGCAGCACATGATCGAGGGTCACATGTACACGCAGGGCGCGAAGGACGGCTGGTGGCCCTGCCCGTACGGGTGCAACGGCGGTGGCAACGTCGGGCTGAGCGAGGAGACCATCCTGCGCAACACGCTCGGCCTCAAGAACGTGGTGAACTCCCTGCTGGAGCTGCGCAGCGCCGGCGGCACGACCCGGCCGGACGAGGGCAACACGGCGAACAACCGGCGGCGCAAGACGTTCTCGGCGCTGTGGACGTTCCAGCAGTTCCTCGACTACCACCGGGCGAGCCTCAAGGAGATCACCACGGCGCGGGCCGACGCGATCACCTTCCAGGTGTCGAACACCGGCCGGATCGTCTTCCGCGGCTCCCGGCCGATCGCGGCGTACCCGTCGCCGCACCCGGGCGAGGCCCCGCCGCCGCTGGACGCCCCGCGTGAGGACCAGATCCTCACCGACGCGCCGTGCGCCTACCGGCTCACCGAGGAGCAGTACCACGGTGAGCGCACCGACGGCCCGGCCGGCCAGCGGACCACCGTGGCGCAGCGACTCGCCGCGCACGGCCACAAGGTGGTGAAGGTCGCCGACGGGTACGTGGTGCCCCTCGCCCAGCCCGAACGGGGGCTGATCCCGCTGCTGCTCGACGGGCAGGCCGTGGAGAAGCTGGTCGACGCCGAGCGGGTGTACCCGACGGTGACCGGCTCGCACGACGGCCCGCTCGTGGTCTCCGGCGTCACCTGCCTGCGGGACGCCACGGTGACCGGTCCGGTCCGCGTCCGGCCCGGCGGCACGCTTGTCGCCACCGGCTCCTCGATCACCGGCCCGGTGGACGCGACCGGCGCCGCCGGCGTGTTCCTGACCGACAGCACGGTCGAGGGCCCGGTGCGGGTCGCGCAGTCCAGCGGCCCGGTGGTGATCGTCGACGCGACGGTCACCGGCCCGGTCGACGTGTCGGGCAACCGCGGTGACGCGCCGCTGGTGGCGGCCAACACCGTGACCGGTCCGCTGAGCTGCGGTGGCAACACCCAGGCACCGGAGAACCTCGGGCTGAGCAACTCGGTGGAGGGCCCGAAGAGCGGCCAGTGCGCGAGCCTCTGACCCGTTGATTGTCGTACCGGCAGGTCCGGCCTGCCGGGCCTGCCGGTACGACCTGGACCGAGCGGAGAACGCCGTGGAACCGCCCGTCATGCCCCCGCGATCCCTCCCCCGGTTCCGGTGGCCGACCCGCCGGCGACGGACCGCCGCGCTCGGCGCGGTCGCACTGTCCCTGGCGCTCGCCGCCACGGGCTGCTCCGGCGCCGGCACCGCCCCGCCGGCCGGGGCCGGTGGCGGCGCCGCGCCGAAGGCGCCCCCCGCCGTGAGCGGCCCGCTGTGCGACCTGCTGCCCTCCGGCAGCGAGCCGGGCAACCCGGCGGCCCTCACCGGCCAGCCGGCCGAGGTCGCGCTGCAGTGGCTGCCCGTCCTCACCACGTTCGAGGCGGCGGTGCGGGCGTCCGGCATGTCCGCCGACCTGCACGGCGGCTCGGGAGTGACCATCCTGGCCCCGACCGACGACGCGTTCGCCGCCAAGTTCTCCGAGGACGACCTCGACCGTCTGCTCCTCGCCGACCGGGACACGCTCCGCGGCCTGCTCCGCGAACACCTCGTCGCCGGGTCGCGGTCGCTGTCCGACCTCGTGGCCGCCGGGAAGGTCACCACCCTCGCCGGCACCACGGTGACGGTCACCGGTGGCGGAGGGAGCGCCCGCCTGGCCGACCAGGCCGACACCGTGTGCGCCGACTACCAGGTCGCCGGCGCGCGGATCCACATCATCAACCACGTGCTCGGCAGCCTGCCCACCACGGGCGGGCCGGGCGGGCACCGCGCCCACTGACCCTTGCCCACCGAAACCGCAGCTCATACGTTCGATCCAGCTCGCTCGATCTGCCCCCGAGTGAAACGAGGCATCCCGATGCGCCTGTCGAAGCGTCCACGCAGGGCGGTCCCCACGAGAAGAACGGCCGGCGTCGCCGCGCTGCTCCTGCTGGCCGGCCTGACGCCGTTGCTCGGAGGCACGCCGGCCGGCGCCGCCCCCACGGCGCCCGGCTGCAGCGACGACCCGACCGCCCGGCTGTCCACGGTGCCCAGCCCCGAGTCCGCGCTGGGCTTCCCGCTCGGCACCGGCCAGGAGCGGGTCGTCACCAACGACGAGGTCCGGAGCTACCTCACTGCCGTCGACGCCGCCTCCGACCGGGTCGTCACCGGCGTCATGGCGACGAGCGTGCTCGGCCAGCCGCTGCCGTACGCCGTCGTCTCGAACGAGCGGCACGTCCGGCCGGGCGCGCTGCGGCAGATCGCCGACGACATCCGCGACCTGCGGGACCCGCGCCGGACGAAGCCGACGAAGGCCGCCGAGACCGCGACTGACCGCCCGGCCATCGTCTGGGTGACCGCGAACGTGCACGGCGGGGAGAAGAGCGGCACGGACGCCGCGCTCAAGACCCTGTACGAGCTGGCGTCCGGCCTGTCCTGCGCGGTCGCGCAGCGGAACGACAACCTGGTGACCGTCATCGTGCCGACCCAGAACCCCGACGGCCGCGACGCCGGCCGCCGGCAGAACGAGTACGGCTTCGACATGAACCGGGACTGGTTCGCCCGCACCCAGCAGGAGACCGACGGCAAGATCGAACTACTGCGCCAGTACCCGCCGCAGGTGTTCGTCGACGCGCACGAGATGGGCGGCCGGCAGTACTTCTTCCCGCCCAACGCCGACCCGATCCACCACGAGATCGCCAGCGAGAACGTCGACTGGATCAACCGGATCGGCGAGGCCAACAAGGCCGGCTTCGGCTTCAACGGCGCCTGCGGCGGCGCCGTCACCACCGAGTGCTACTTCAACTACGCCACCTACGACCTGTTCTTCATGGGCTACGGCGACACCGTCCCGGCCGCCGGCTTCGGCGCCGCCGGCATGACCTTCGAGAAGGGCAGCGCGTCGGCGGTGGCCGACCGGGTCCAGCAGCAGTTCCACACCCAGTGGTCC
It encodes the following:
- a CDS encoding response regulator transcription factor, with product MRVLLVEDDLRVASALAAALRRRGNSVITATTASEAAEAGPVDLMLLDLNLPDRDGLSLCREIRRHNEDIAIIAVTARGDERDRVAGLRAGADDYVVKPFSMAELQARIEAVMRRSARAFRAEPALEVGDLRLDLNARRVWLGDREVVLTRKEFALLMALARQAGTVVPRERLLMDVWQTTWGGGHTLDVHVAALRGKLDDAGLVETVRGVGYRLRSA
- a CDS encoding alpha/beta hydrolase, whose protein sequence is MPEDFIADDHLAAFLRTARTQPAVGEPDVATSRQASRARAAARTPGPEVPTVDTTMAGVPVRVYAPGARPVVVYLHGGGFVLGDLDTHDAQARRLAVATAASVVAVDYRRAPEHPWPAAVDDAVGVVRRVAGDGTPVAVAGDSAGGLIAILTALRLRDEVPLLAQLLVCPNADPTLRSPSVEEKGSGWLLDAGTLRRWVAMWLPDPDTRDSPSTNPLVADLRGLPPAVVVTAEHDPLRDEGEAYVARLRSAGVPVTHRREPGLVHDFPTLRDVSPAAAAAEDRFLRDAAQLLGRRSS
- a CDS encoding GNAT family N-acetyltransferase; amino-acid sequence: MREVGLTVRPAGVADVPSLVELRLANAEAHLALDPDAYRVPRREAVVRHFTAVLADESGRDAVLVAEVRDGRVVGMIEVLRQFEPPEHQILRPEPSAQVHTVVLPDARGLGVGAALLEAAERWATDRGITYLSAGIHHRNAGAVRFYGRHGYTDAGCSLGRRLGVR
- a CDS encoding helix-turn-helix transcriptional regulator → MRLVGSAEIRVLLGGVSRQRAYQITSRRDFPEPVAVLQMGNVWLAEDVEKWIAEKRPDMD
- a CDS encoding NUDIX hydrolase, giving the protein MASYDVALVLLVDPSGAILLQHRDEHAPVSPNQWSLPGGGIEPGETPEEAARRELLEETGLTAGDLRPFWTGPRPYEEGFPHTVTVHVFHGTTDARQEDVVCGEGRAMVFVPRDEVLDRELAVSAAFVLPRYLTAPSRS
- a CDS encoding fasciclin domain-containing protein, with the protein product MPPRSLPRFRWPTRRRRTAALGAVALSLALAATGCSGAGTAPPAGAGGGAAPKAPPAVSGPLCDLLPSGSEPGNPAALTGQPAEVALQWLPVLTTFEAAVRASGMSADLHGGSGVTILAPTDDAFAAKFSEDDLDRLLLADRDTLRGLLREHLVAGSRSLSDLVAAGKVTTLAGTTVTVTGGGGSARLADQADTVCADYQVAGARIHIINHVLGSLPTTGGPGGHRAH
- the glgX gene encoding glycogen debranching protein GlgX, with amino-acid sequence MQVWPGESYPLGATYDGMGTNFAIFSEVAERIELCLFDEWDVGTERRVELREVDAYVWHAYLPGIEPGQRYGYRVHGPWDPANGLRCNPHKLLLDPYAKAVDGEVNWDPAVYDYEVGGDPDRRNDTDSAPFMPKSVVVNPYFDWGNDKPPRTPYHHSVIYEAHVRGLTMRHPDIPEELRGTYSAIASPVMIEYFQQLGVTAVELMPVHEFVHDHRLADLGLRNYWGYNTIGFFAPHHGYSALGRLGQQVQEFRGMVKALHAAGIEVILDVVYNHTAEGNHLGPSLSFKGIDTPSYYRLSEEDRRYFVDYTGTGNSLNVRSPHSLQLIMDSLRYWVTEMHVDGFRFDLAATLAREFYEVDRLSTFFEVVQQDPVVGRVKLIAEPWDVGPGGYQVGNFPPQWTEWNGKYRDTVRDFWRGEPATLAEFASRISGSADLYQDDGRRPFHSINFVTCHDGFTLNDLVSYNDKHNEANREENRDGESHNRSWNCGVEGETDDPGVLALRARQRRNFLATLILSQGVPMLGHGDELGRTQRGNNNAYCQDSELAWVDWDRADEDLVAFVRRLTEFRKRHRVFQRRRFFTGLPVGGRAAGTALPDLAWYTPDGREMTGEDWGNDFGRSVALFVNGDGIPERGQYGQRHRDDSFLLLFNAHDAPLDFTLPPAEFGQRWELVISTADPDPEKTVAVEAGGDICVPDRSLLVLERTA
- a CDS encoding M14 family metallopeptidase, whose translation is MRDRRTTALLSALLAASLAAFAGPVPAQADPAEPNQVQGLTVVQGDGYATLAWTPVDGATDYQIERTPVAADDTATGPAVITGVWRPNRQINNSSPTFADAGFNPGARFQWRVRARFGATAEPYSAPVADTTRAPWGDPAVPGQNLRTQWETTLAAQYTSDVNEYAYTAAVDEASDRVRVTEIGRTALGRPINMFVIGYPTPPATPAAVAATSPLMVNCNVHGNEPGDREACLIMARQLAFSDDPRTLDLLSHTTVLIVPTINGDGRAANTRGNSTGQDLNRDYSLVRQPETFALVRMLRDYRPVAGYDGHEFGNSSAGDLPMLPPRHQNVAQPIFDESQHMIEGHMYTQGAKDGWWPCPYGCNGGGNVGLSEETILRNTLGLKNVVNSLLELRSAGGTTRPDEGNTANNRRRKTFSALWTFQQFLDYHRASLKEITTARADAITFQVSNTGRIVFRGSRPIAAYPSPHPGEAPPPLDAPREDQILTDAPCAYRLTEEQYHGERTDGPAGQRTTVAQRLAAHGHKVVKVADGYVVPLAQPERGLIPLLLDGQAVEKLVDAERVYPTVTGSHDGPLVVSGVTCLRDATVTGPVRVRPGGTLVATGSSITGPVDATGAAGVFLTDSTVEGPVRVAQSSGPVVIVDATVTGPVDVSGNRGDAPLVAANTVTGPLSCGGNTQAPENLGLSNSVEGPKSGQCASL
- a CDS encoding glycosyltransferase family 4 protein, whose amino-acid sequence is MTTLRVGAQPATATDRTHRPTLTSRPTIPPQTGVPPRTRRILMLSWEYPPVLVGGLGRHVHALSVALAAAGHEVTVVTRHAEGAPLEEYADGVRIVRAAEDPVTFPLATGSLLAWTMAFNHTLTRAALRAAESGAYDVIHAHDWLVAHTAMTLREHLDVPLVSTIHATEAGRHQGWLPEEMNRTIHGVEHWLATESGRVIVCSGYMRDEVGALFGVDPTRVDVVPNGVEPHRWRVPGSAVAAARARFAGDGPLVTFAGRLVYEKGVQHLLAGLPRLRDRHPGLRAVIVGDGPYRATLEAEVHRLGLGATVSMPGFLGGTDLPAVMAASDCFAVPSIYEPFGMVALEGAAAGAPLAVSRTGGLAEIVEPGVTGLTFAPQDPDGLSEAVHTLLSDRDRARLLARRARTMVHEQYGWSAIASRTAAAYASAIAGDPTFTAARAEQRMAAGRTLPALPEGNLLAAAGLR